From Procambarus clarkii isolate CNS0578487 chromosome 65, FALCON_Pclarkii_2.0, whole genome shotgun sequence, one genomic window encodes:
- the LOC123771182 gene encoding cytochrome c1-like yields the protein MAARSTLKKTCRVSGAPVSSLNIADDPAAYVPAGGVPAEVVPADDVPAADVLADAVPADAPAAEVPAEDVLATDVPAPEVPAADVPAGGVPADYVPADDAPVEDVPTDAVPAIDVPAADVPAADDLAAVALAAQVPADAPAANAPAADVPAADLPADEVLAE from the exons ATGGCGGCACGGAGCACCCTTAAGAAAACTTGTCGGGTGTCTGGGGCGCCCGTCTCGTCTTTGAATATAG ccgatgatccagcagcttatGTTCCAGCTGGCGGAGTTCCAGCTGAAGTTGTTCCAGCTGatgatgttccagctgctgatgttctgGCTGATGCGGTTCCAGCCGATGCTCCAGCAGCTGAAGTTCCAGCAGAGGATGTTCTAGCCACTGATGTTCCAGCACCTGAGGTTCCAGCAGCTGATGTTCCAGCTGGCGGTGTTCCAGCCGATTATGTTCCAGCCGATGATGCTCCAGTTGAGGATGTACCAACTGATGCTGTTCCAGCCATCGATGTTCCAGCTGCTGACGTTCCTGCTGCAGATGATCTAGCCGCCGTTGCTCTAGCGGCTCAGGTTCCAGCCGATGCTCCAGCAGCTAATGCTCCAGCCGCCGATGTTCCAGCTGCTGATCTTCCAGCTGATGAGGTTCTAGCTGAATAG